A part of Micromonospora chersina genomic DNA contains:
- a CDS encoding SWIM zinc finger family protein — translation MTTPDGGSRFAEFGPPRRVEGGLKARSTRGAIGSSWWSRRFLEVLESFALGTRLTRGRAYARRGQVLRLDVAPGLVTASVQGSRPDPYPVRIGLAAHPDEVWERIEAELAGQAFFSARLLAGDLPAELEELFAAAGAPLFPGAVGELAQHCGCPDFAVPCKHLAATFYLLAEAFDADPFQLLHWRGRARGELLDRLRTLRGAASPGGPAAAPDGPAVPADAGGAPGPNARPVAGAGRVLGGLPAVPPDDEVDRFWLSPVALPDRPPTLATGSELLLRQLGPPGAAIGGPGLVERLRRAYRQFGREATDADDAR, via the coding sequence GTGACCACACCGGACGGAGGGTCGCGGTTCGCCGAGTTCGGGCCGCCCCGGCGGGTCGAGGGCGGGCTGAAGGCGCGCAGCACCCGGGGCGCCATCGGCAGTTCCTGGTGGTCGCGGCGGTTCCTGGAGGTGCTGGAGTCCTTCGCGCTCGGCACCCGGCTCACCCGGGGCCGGGCGTACGCGCGCCGCGGCCAGGTGCTCCGGCTCGACGTCGCGCCCGGGCTGGTCACCGCCAGCGTGCAGGGCTCCCGGCCGGACCCGTACCCGGTGCGGATCGGGCTGGCCGCCCACCCGGACGAGGTGTGGGAGCGGATCGAGGCGGAGCTGGCCGGGCAGGCGTTCTTCAGCGCCCGGCTGCTCGCCGGCGACCTGCCGGCCGAGCTGGAGGAGTTGTTCGCCGCGGCCGGGGCGCCGCTGTTCCCGGGCGCGGTCGGCGAGCTGGCCCAGCACTGCGGCTGCCCCGATTTCGCGGTGCCGTGCAAGCACCTGGCGGCCACCTTCTACCTGCTCGCCGAGGCGTTCGACGCGGACCCGTTCCAGCTCCTGCACTGGCGCGGGCGCGCCCGGGGCGAGCTGCTCGACCGGCTGCGTACGCTGCGCGGCGCCGCCTCACCGGGCGGCCCGGCGGCGGCCCCGGACGGACCGGCCGTCCCTGCGGACGCGGGCGGCGCGCCCGGCCCGAACGCGCGGCCCGTGGCCGGTGCGGGTCGGGTCCTGGGTGGCCTGCCGGCGGTCCCACCGGACGACGAGGTCGACCGGTTCTGGCTGTCCCCGGTGGCGCTGCCGGACCGGCCGCCCACCCTGGCCACCGGGTCGGAACTGCTGCTGCGCCAGCTCGGCCCACCCGGTGCCGCGATCGGCGGCCCGGGCCTCGTCGAGCGGCTCCGCCGGGCGTACCGGCAGTTCGGTCGCGAAGCGACGGACGCGGACGACGCGCGCTGA
- a CDS encoding DUF3040 domain-containing protein, with translation MLSKEDQRRFEQITRQLRESDPQFFARLDHRARARRGRYLMLLTIVLWASLPAMTVLAGRLAGAICAVVLLANAGLMWRFRRRWL, from the coding sequence ATGCTCAGCAAAGAGGATCAGCGCAGGTTCGAACAGATCACCCGCCAGCTGCGGGAGAGCGACCCGCAGTTCTTCGCCCGGCTCGACCACCGGGCCCGGGCCCGCCGAGGCCGGTACCTGATGCTGCTGACGATCGTGCTGTGGGCCTCGCTGCCGGCGATGACCGTGCTGGCCGGGCGGCTGGCCGGCGCGATCTGCGCCGTGGTGCTGCTCGCCAACGCCGGCCTCATGTGGCGGTTCCGCCGCCGCTGGCTATGA
- a CDS encoding DUF1800 domain-containing protein: MADLNVPPRRPRDDRGWDGFPHPHPDGYRDNAMPYAGPGGHATPAAPASGPQWVGPHGFAGGGHPQPSGGYAPPPGPGLPNLDDDEEPRRGRRRALVALGGAAVVAGGAALGLSPQVRGLFSDDPVAGDATGTVVTDGTSARPSGQQPSTVRTYTEQNESYMGSRAGAALKRNAPSGGRIFASPAAAAAATQVTVKTVLAKDPIRHLASRATFGPTPKVLADIKRLGIDDWLRQQLEPEKIAPTKAELKLAELPSLKLSPTQLRDQRDQLNERGVDPARETVDATIARQIWSDRQLFEVMVDFWNDFLHVAADFDGGEIYRNSFDRDVVRKHALGSYPEMLVAANKHPALLIYLNQTESRKDAVNENLARENLELYSVGVDGGYTEKDVRQAALLQTGRGVADGKYVFHADRHYLGKVKILGFSHANNSADPKAADKVIDDYIRYIALHASTAGYVARNLATRFVSDTPPKSLVDRLAKAYTTNRGQIRPVLATLFSSSEFWAAVGQKVRRPMEYLVATYRSLGVGPEASPGFDGDKRRTPFAQGLRQVQDKMRELGQFPMGKPTPDGYADVYVAWTSAGTMVDGWNEAGDLIGGWRKQFTYVKPEKLVAKPPATAGAYVDALAQRLVHQKLSAKEKALVLGVAGVPAGAKVDATFNGAIAAVARTILASPQHHLR, translated from the coding sequence ATGGCCGACCTGAACGTGCCACCGCGTCGACCCCGGGACGACCGCGGCTGGGACGGATTCCCGCACCCCCATCCGGACGGGTACCGCGACAACGCCATGCCGTACGCCGGACCCGGCGGCCACGCCACCCCGGCGGCCCCGGCGTCCGGTCCCCAGTGGGTCGGACCCCACGGGTTCGCCGGCGGCGGCCACCCCCAGCCGTCCGGCGGGTACGCCCCGCCGCCCGGCCCCGGACTGCCCAACCTGGACGACGACGAGGAGCCGCGCCGCGGCCGGCGCCGGGCCCTCGTCGCGCTCGGCGGCGCCGCCGTGGTCGCCGGCGGCGCCGCCCTCGGCCTCTCCCCGCAGGTCCGTGGCCTGTTCTCCGACGACCCGGTCGCCGGCGACGCCACCGGCACGGTGGTCACGGACGGCACCTCGGCCCGCCCGAGCGGCCAGCAGCCCAGTACGGTGCGCACCTACACCGAGCAGAACGAGAGCTACATGGGCTCACGGGCCGGCGCGGCGCTCAAGCGCAACGCCCCGTCCGGTGGCCGGATCTTCGCCAGCCCGGCGGCCGCCGCGGCGGCCACCCAGGTGACCGTCAAGACGGTGCTCGCGAAGGACCCGATCCGCCACCTGGCCAGCCGGGCCACCTTCGGCCCGACGCCCAAGGTGCTCGCCGACATCAAGCGGCTCGGCATCGACGACTGGCTGCGCCAGCAACTCGAACCGGAGAAGATCGCCCCGACGAAGGCGGAGCTGAAGCTGGCCGAGCTGCCCTCGCTGAAGCTGAGCCCGACGCAGCTGCGCGACCAGCGGGACCAGCTCAACGAGCGGGGCGTCGACCCGGCGCGGGAGACCGTCGACGCCACCATCGCCCGGCAGATCTGGTCGGACCGCCAGCTCTTCGAGGTGATGGTCGACTTCTGGAACGACTTCCTGCACGTCGCCGCCGACTTCGACGGCGGCGAGATCTACCGCAACTCGTTCGACCGGGACGTCGTCCGCAAGCACGCGCTGGGCAGCTACCCGGAGATGCTGGTGGCCGCCAACAAGCACCCGGCGCTGCTGATCTACCTGAACCAGACCGAGTCCCGCAAGGACGCGGTCAACGAGAACCTGGCCCGGGAGAACCTGGAGCTCTACTCGGTCGGCGTGGACGGCGGCTACACCGAGAAGGACGTCCGCCAGGCCGCCCTGCTCCAGACCGGCCGGGGCGTGGCCGACGGGAAGTACGTCTTCCACGCCGACCGGCACTACCTCGGCAAGGTGAAGATCCTCGGGTTCAGCCACGCCAACAACTCGGCCGACCCGAAGGCCGCCGACAAGGTGATCGACGACTACATCCGGTACATCGCGCTGCACGCGTCGACGGCCGGCTACGTGGCCCGGAACCTGGCCACCCGGTTCGTCTCCGACACCCCGCCGAAGTCCCTCGTGGACCGGTTGGCCAAGGCGTACACCACGAACCGGGGGCAGATCCGGCCGGTGCTGGCCACCCTGTTCAGCTCCTCGGAGTTCTGGGCCGCGGTGGGCCAGAAGGTCCGCCGGCCGATGGAGTACCTGGTCGCCACGTACCGGTCGCTGGGCGTGGGGCCGGAGGCGTCCCCGGGCTTCGACGGCGACAAGCGGCGCACCCCGTTCGCCCAGGGGCTGCGGCAGGTGCAGGACAAGATGCGCGAGCTGGGCCAGTTCCCGATGGGCAAGCCCACCCCGGACGGCTACGCCGACGTCTACGTGGCCTGGACCTCCGCCGGCACCATGGTCGACGGCTGGAACGAGGCCGGCGACCTCATCGGCGGCTGGCGCAAGCAGTTCACCTACGTCAAGCCGGAGAAGCTGGTGGCGAAGCCGCCGGCGACCGCCGGGGCGTACGTGGACGCGCTGGCCCAGCGGCTGGTGCACCAGAAGCTGAGCGCCAAGGAGAAGGCCCTCGTGCTCGGCGTGGCCGGGGTGCCGGCCGGCGCCAAGGTCGACGCCACCTTCAACGGGGCCATCGCCGCCGTCGCGCGGACGATCCTCGCGTCCCCCCAGCACCACCTCCGGTGA